GTCATAAGGGAAGCACTGTCCAAGGCACTAGTCAAGTACTACCCTTTCGCCGGACGGTTCATCAACTCAGAACACGGCGATGTTCGCATCGCTTGCACCGGCGAGGGGGCTTGGTTTGTCGAGGCCACTGCAAATTGTAGCCTTGAAGATGTCAAGTACCTCGAGCACCCCCTCATGATCTCTAAAGATGAGCTCCTCCCCGAGCCTAGCCTGGAGCTAGACCCCCTTGATCTGCCAGTGATGATGCAGGTATAACGTCATAACCCTCATAATATTCTATGCTTCAGTGAAAACGGTTTAGGTTGCTTTTGTGGTAAAATGGTGTCTAAAATACTAGCAAAACTTGGCTAACTGTGTCGAAAATCCACCCGCGGCACATGTGTCATCTCAGTCGCACGAGGCAACGCACTAATCACCACCAGCCAACTTAACTGAGATATTAAATGCTTGAGAAGAACAGGTATCTCATTCCAGAAAAGTTAAACGGCTGATTTGTAGCTTCTTATTCGTCTCTTCACCATGCTGAATGGCAAAATAGAGGATCCAAAAGTCATATATGTCACTTTTTTTGGCCCAGGAGATTCACATGTCATATGTCAACTTAACTGCACAGCAGTTAATAAGAAGCTATGACGGAGTACTGTTCAAAAGGGTGATATTCTTTCAAACAAATATCTATAGATAGATATGGTGACAACATAGGCCAGCAGTTTATAGGGCCATAAAGCTGTAGGCAGTTTTCATAGTATTTTTCTCGTGAAAAATACAAAACTTATACCAATGACACGCACAGCCGACCAATACCAACCAAGAATATTGGCAAAGTGATCCCGCTTGGATAAATGTTCGTGGGCCTCGGTGGTTGCTTGTGCATTAAAGGTGCTTAATTGTGAACTGActttaaagatattttaatttatagGTACTTGTGGCCTCTAGTAGATTATTTTCTAGGTACTTGTGAAATGACTTTGAAGATAATTTTAGACTAAGATAATCTGTAGGGACCTTGAAGATAATTTGAGACAAAAGCTATCCAAAGATTACTGTTGTATTCAAAACAGGATCGTAAACCTAACGCGTCTTTTCAGAAAGAAGCCCACAGCATTAGAACGACCGGAAAGTCAATTGTTATTTTAACTTAGAGCTCAGAGGTTTCAAGGACATTTTCCGCCTGATCATGCCTCGTCGGTCCACGGACTTGGACCAGTagggttttttcttttttggtctcaattttttaaaatttaaaaggacTTGGACAAGGGACAAGTGGCAGACAGATAGCTCCCTCAACCCGGAGAGGACAAGGAAGCGTTAGGTAGGGATTTGGATAATATATTTGTGATGCTTGTGGAATTTGAGGGCAACGTCACCCTCAAGCACATGTTATCTTTAGGGTCACGAGAAAACAAGACATGCATCCGTAAGGTGCAAATAAATGCAAACGTTACATCAATATGCTGGATACAACGGTTGAAATGTCTATTTGACTGCCAGGGTGAAAGCAAATGGCTACAGCAGCCCCTCCGTTCTTTTGAGTTtacttgattttatttttttagtgtcATTGCTGTTGTCCCAATCATAAATGAATGGACAATAGTAATTGACATGAAGGaaggggaaagaaaaaaaaaaggagtaggGCAGATGGATCATCTTGTTGCTTTTGGTTCCTAAACCTAGACTAATCTCCAACACAAGTAGATGCATGATATCAACCCAAACTCACTCAGTAAATGAATCAAATCTTGCTCTAAATCTTTGTGTTCTGAGCCAAGAGATGGTATTTCTATGTCGAGTTATGCAAACAATCTGATACCTCCGAAGTCATAACTCCAATTCCCAATCTCAGGTTACAGAATTCACCTGCGGCGGTTTCGTGGTTGGCCTCATCTCTGTCCACACCATCGCCGACGGCCTCGGTGCAGCACAGTTCGTCGATGCCATCGGAGAATTTGCTCGCAACCTCGCCAAGCCCACCGTCGACCCAGTCTGGTCCCGGGAACTCATCCCCAACCCACCCCAGCTCCCTCCTGGATCCCCACCAGTCTTAGCCTCCTACAAGCTCCTGTACTCCACAATGGACATCACCTCGGACCGCATCAACCACGTCAAAACTGAGTACTTCGATCAGACCGGCCAGCGATGCTCCACCTTCGATGTATCTATAGCCAAGACCTGGCAGGCTCGCACCCGGGCCATCAATTTGGACCCAGACGTCGACGTCCATGTCTGCTTCTTCGCCAGTATTCGCCACTTGTTGAACCAAGTATTGCCTGCAGAAGGTGTTGGCTACTATGGCAACTGCTTCTATCCAGTTACTGCCACCGCCCCTAGCGGTAAAGTAGCATCGGCCGAGCTCGTCGGAGTCGTGAAGATGATCAGGGATGCTAAGGCTAGGCTGCCTGCCGACTTAGCCAAGTGGGTAGTCGGGGATTTCAAAGAGGATCCTTATGAGCTGTCGTTCACATACAACTCGTTGTTCGTCTCGGACTGGACCCGGCTGGGCTTCCTTGAGGTCGACTATGGCTGGGGGATGCCCATCCATGTGATACCTTATGCTTACCATGCGTTCATGGCGGTGGCCATCATTGGAGCACCACCGAAGCCCAAGAAAGGTGCTAGGTTTATGACCCAGTGCGTCGAGAAGGAGCACTTGGAAGCCTTCCAAGATGAGATGAAAACCTTCTAAAGCTTGAATAAGGAGAATCCTCAGCAAGGAATAAGGTGCCTTCCATCAAGAAAGATGTTGTTGTAAGTGTAACATGTGGAATCAAAATAGTATTTGTACGCGATTGGAGAGCTCTGCCCCCGCTGAGCCTCTGTTTTAATAGCGTTATAAAATAGTAAGATATGTACTTGAGTCCATAATTAAATATCATTTTAGTTACAATGCAATTGCAGTGAGATGTGTAATTAAATAGTATTTCTACTACGGCAGATGGTGAGCACTAATGTATGTACTAGCATGGGATCCACGCAATGCGGTGGagctaaaaaaaatatgaattaaataattcaaatattataaatcttttttgagataaaaattatgGTATATAATTATGTCTTAGGAATCTACTTGAATGCTAATATTCCCCGGATATCAGTTCTTTACTTGTGCGCTGTAGAAATGAAAAGTATATGTTGGATTACCGTCTTATAGAATTATCAATATATACTACTTTATGACAAAACATTAtcataataaaaaaaagtttcaaaGTTAAATTACCTggtgtggattttttttttttgctagcgGTGCCGACAACGATCCTCTGGATAAGAAATACAAATTATTCTTAGTTTCGTCAAAAAGTAGTCAGCCGCTAGTAAAATATTTATAGTAAAAGTTTGATGTCGGAACGATATTTTTGTGAGAGTACCTTCTCTAAAAGGCTCAGAACGGATTTGTTTTTCAGGAGTTGTAATTACTCTTCCTTCAGCAACCTGTGATGACGAGGATCCAATGCTGGAAGCTTGCTGTCATACCCAAACCTAACATCCGGATCTGCCACGCTATACCGCTGCACACTCTCTAGAACAATGCCATAGAGAATATGTGATATCTTAAAATTCATTGCAATCCTTAAATTCCCATGAACACTAACAATctcaattcaaaataaaatattttatgttaacaaatgataaaatttatttaatttataaaaataaaatatccaatTATTATTGATGATGCTCTATCTAGTCGATCTTTTTAACCATGATTCCAACCATAACCAAATACATACATCCTGTAGCTCCTTTGTACTCCCAACCAAAGAGTTCTGAGAATTTATTGGTGACTTGAGTCTAATTGATCTTGATTACATTGGACCTAGATTCACTTAGTACAATAATCGATAAGGGGCAGCTAGGTTTGGGAGAGGATTGATCGGGTATTAGCCACTAACGACTAGTTTCAATACTTTTTAGGGTACTAGGTTCAGCACCTTTTGAGGATTGCATCGAATCACTGTCTGCTTCTCATCACCACTGATGGCCTGCACATGCCTagagcttcgttcagatttgagAAGTTCTGAACTTTTTATCCGAGATCATAGGATCTGATTAGGTAGGTGTAAAGGATGCCGGTCCATGATGATGCAAGATATCGGATGATCTAGAGGCTTGAACTGGTGAGGTGTAGGCTCCTTCGATGGAACCATCTTGAGATTGATGATATCTTCAATGGATCGAGGGATTGGAGGTGGACATCGTAGAGCTCCAGGTAAGAGAGGATCAGGAGCGGGGCCTCCGAAAGTCTGACTTGAGGTAGCTTCGTCATAAGCTCTCTGTGTACCACTCTTTACTAAGATAACAAAAGATGCTATGGAGGAAAAAATCCAGAATTTAGTGGATCAAGGAGGATGATCGGAATACTAGATTCTTTCACTAGTTGATGATGATCTGAAGGTCTATCAATCGCATCAAGCAGTTGAGAAAGAGTGACGGTAGAATGGTGTGGAGGATAGTGATGAGATCAGGGGTAGATACTCTAGTTCTTCAAATCGCATTATATTGTGCCATTAGGCAGGGATGCCCTCTTTCAGGGGTCCCAACATATGAGCCACATCTCTAATGAGAAGACTAAGGCCCTAACTCACCTAGTCTCTACTAAGAAGGTGAGAGGGGCACTCTAGTCTCTTGGGGAGGACAAGACCCTAGGGTCGGATGgattctctcctctttttctccacTAATACTAACCTATTATTATGGGGGGGGGGTTGTGGAGGTGGCGTAGATGATTTTTGAGTCCAGAGGCATTTCAGAGGAGTGAAAAAAGACACTAATCATTTTCATCCTGAAGAGACCTGATGTGTTTGTCCTGGGGTGCTTTAAACCGATCAACCTTTGCACCACtctctataaaaatatatactaGGGTCCTGATCGGACAGCAGAAGCTAAATATTCTTTGCCTGATTAGCTTGGAGCAGGATGCTTTTATCCATGATGACCGCTGCATCACCTATAATATCTTGATCCCCCAAGAGTTCACACATGATCTGTGGCATATCCCTGTTCGTCAAAGCCAAATGACGATCATGTTGGACATGGAGCAGGCTTAGCACTGGATGAGCTGGCATTTTCTTCATTAGACACTATAGGATTCGACTTCCAGGATAAGTGGATTGACTAGATCATGGACTGTGTGGAGACCTCGAGTTTTGCCATCTTGATCAATGGCACCCAGATAGATTTTCTACACTTGGTGGGCAGGTTTTGCCAAGGGTGCCCTCTCTCCCTCTACTTGTTTATTTTGTGTGTTGATGTTCTATCCCGTACTTTGTGGGTGGTGGTTCAGGGATTAAGCTGGCCGACTGGCCTGCCCATAAGATTTAGCTGCTGTCACaccttccttttatagatgactGCTTGCTCATTGGTCAGACTTCAGTTCGAAATGCGAGATGCTTTGTAACTATATTGAGGCCTACTGTTGGGCTTTTGGCTAGCTTGTGAACTTGCAAAAGTTTGTGGTCATCTTCAGCCCCAAGACTAAGGTTCAAGTAAAGCAAGCAATTTGGGACAGGTTGGGGACCCCGGAGTAGACTGGGGCCTTGACCTATTTGGGGATTCCTATCATGGAGCAGAGACTTTGGAGGGCCGATTGTAGGCATATGGAGCAGTGAGTATGGGATTGCCTTGAGGGCTAGCAAGCCAACACCCTCTCCATGATGGGTAAGACTACTCTTGTGAGATCGATCTAAGTTCCATTTCGTTCTACCTCTTGCTAAACATTGTTGTGCCAAGCTCTTGTCTTGAGGGCTTGAAGTAGTAGTTCAAAAATTTTCTATAGGGCTCAaggttgaaagaataataccctataagtcaatcgaaatttatattttaataaattttttttaatctttctgacTCAAGTACTTgatattttatggataaataaaaagtatttatatttcatcatatgctgcatctaataagattatgatgaaccccatagattaagataatgattttagagctatgatgagatcatactagtgagatctaaaactctAAAATCTTAATTTAGAATATTTCAGTCAATGGATCATTGAGTCAAATATCAATA
Above is a genomic segment from Elaeis guineensis isolate ETL-2024a chromosome 1, EG11, whole genome shotgun sequence containing:
- the LOC105061512 gene encoding acyl transferase 4, producing MRFSVARTSQSLVGPCEPTPSDTLYLSIIDRVPGLRHMVRSLHVFKHGQEPAKVIREALSKALVKYYPFAGRFINSEHGDVRIACTGEGAWFVEATANCSLEDVKYLEHPLMISKDELLPEPSLELDPLDLPVMMQVTEFTCGGFVVGLISVHTIADGLGAAQFVDAIGEFARNLAKPTVDPVWSRELIPNPPQLPPGSPPVLASYKLLYSTMDITSDRINHVKTEYFDQTGQRCSTFDVSIAKTWQARTRAINLDPDVDVHVCFFASIRHLLNQVLPAEGVGYYGNCFYPVTATAPSGKVASAELVGVVKMIRDAKARLPADLAKWVVGDFKEDPYELSFTYNSLFVSDWTRLGFLEVDYGWGMPIHVIPYAYHAFMAVAIIGAPPKPKKGARFMTQCVEKEHLEAFQDEMKTF